The Salvelinus fontinalis isolate EN_2023a chromosome 9, ASM2944872v1, whole genome shotgun sequence sequence CGCTGCTTTTTTAAACACAATTTCTCCTACCTTTTCTCCATCCTCCTAAGAGCTACATTCATTCTGTACACAGCTAGCTATGCTTGGTTATCAACTCCTGTGTTGATATTCTGTAGCAACTTTTCCTTTCCCAGTGTGGCTTTTGAATACCCTTTTTCCATCCTcttccctcccagtcttcctAATTGAATAAAGCAGGATTATCTCAGTGACATTCCCCCGTGTGTTACAGTACAACCGTCTGTAAAGGGTGGAGGAGTTGGCCAGAGCAGAGAACAGATGAAAAGGCAGACCCACTGGGCACGGACGTCCAATTCATTTCAACGACATGGAACGGCGTTGATTCAACTAGTGTTTGCCCAGTGGGAACTGCGTTGCACTGTGCACTGTGAAAGACAAAGGCCAGAGGATTCCGATGGTGAAACTGGAGGAGCCTCAACAGAAAGGAAATGTAGACATCAATGAAAAGGGGCACTGCTGCATTCAGTGTTTGGTGGTAGCCGTGTAGTGGCAGAGCAGAAACTGCGGGGTGCACTTTAATCGGTACCCATCGCATTCATAAGCCTCACACGCGGCCTGACACAGATTACTGAGTAGATGGTTGAACACCAGGGAGCATTCATAATCTACATTTATATTCCATATAAATATTATGTATATTCCATATTCGTATCTCAAACCAGGTAGAGTGGAGTAGAGAATATATAATAGGACTGATGTATTGAAGAGAACAAAACATCTTGAATGTCAAGTGTGTGAGCATGGTTAGCATGGCCAACTTCCCTGTTCCTCTGTGGTGGTGAAGATGCTGTACATTCATACATTCATTAAATCACGAACAGGAACTGCATGTAGATGAATGACATTGGATGGATTCTCTTTTCCCTTCAGACTTCTAATTCATGATCTGGGGGGAGATATTGTGGTGTGTGAATATGCTGCCTGTGTTATGGTTTCCAACTAGATTCACTGATACAGTTGTTCATAATGAGAAATATAGATTCAAATATGTTTAGGCAAACCTTTGCTAAACAATGTAATTCAGATTCTTTTTGACTGATCATCTTTCCAATTAACTGTTATAAAATTTGTACATTTCGTTTTCAAAAGGAATCATTTTTGAATTTTACAAATAGAAAAGACAACATTTTACAAATTGCAGTTGGAGAGTTTAACTCTTCGTAAAAAACAACGAGTTCTGGATGGTGCCGCAGCTGCTAAAATGGCCAACAAGAGCTACTGTATGTGGAACACTGAGATCAGCTGCTGGCACCTGGAGTAATAATGCATGCATTGTTAACAATCTGATGACGTCAGATCTCAGATCAGTTCAGACCTTTGTGGGTAAATAAATGTAAGAGTAGTATCCTCAATGCATCTTAGCCCCACCCAGACTGACGATGTCATGTTAGCATGATTCACAGGTTAAATGACAACACAACACTTAACAATCTCAGACATGAATGACGCACACAACAGATGCTCGCTACAGTACAGTCAGGCTACAGTACAAGCCAGTACACCCACAGGAGGTCCCCCATCCGTTTGGTACCAAAAGTTACAAGTAGGTCAATTTGTATTTAGACAGTAAATGCAAGTGGTTTAAAAAGCAATGGCAGCAACCAACTAGAAAATAACACAACACAATCTCCAAATGGGTTATAGAATGTTGTTTTCATGAATCTCTGAAATTATTTACAGTATCTGAcactgaaaaaaaacaaaaaactgggTGACCTAAAATACTCTATAATCATAAGTGAATAGCACTGCTTGTGTTTGAGCCATTGTGTGGGTCCACTATCCCTCCCACCACATAAAACATCTATCTACATCAGCCACAATATATGCACTTGGATTAAATGTTTACAGAGCCGGTCGAGGAGGTGTCTCagtgtaacagggctgtgtgtgtcACATCTCTTCCTAAACACAAGGAGCTAGTCCAGAACATTGCCCCGGATTCCATAATGCTGGTCCCAATATCCACAGTCGTCCCGTACCCACCCGACCTCTCTGCTGCTGCCCGGCTTCCTGTGAGGGTCAGAAAGGGCAAAGAATCCTCAGACAAAGGCATCCATTGAGGGTGTACTCGATGCCATTCTGAGGCAGTTTCCTCAGGACCCAAGCAGGCTGACCTCATATCTGCCTGATTCCCCAGGGTCTTTCAGTCTGTCTCACTCCTATGGAGGCAGGGTTGTGAGGATGAGTCAGTAATCCTCCTCTCAACGTAGGAATGTAATGTCTCTGTACGTTCTGAATATTGTAGCTACAGTCCTGAAAAGAATAATAGCACATAGCCATACAGAGGTCAAAGTCAACCACCAGGTTACGTAAGATGTTTGTGAGTACAAAATCAAGAATCAATGCAGGCTGCCACTCAATTGTGCTGTATTATCATGTCAAGAAGATAGAATGAAGGGATGTGTAAATGGTTGTCTACCTGTGATGCATGTCAATGATTCCCTTCTATATCTGTTAGtctacagagaaaaagagagacagcatAATTAGAAACATTAGGAAAATTGTGAACATCAGGCTTGAGTCAAATGCCCTTGTGTTGTCTACTTCAACCCTTTAtattattcacacacacacacacacacacacacacacacacacacacacacacacacacacccccccccccccccccttatggaAATCTACATTACCAAGAGTTCACAGCCTCTggttcccagtctctctttttaaTAAGGACACAGATGCCACACTACTGGCATCAGATGTCTCACAACTCCTAAACCATCAACAGCCATATGTTCTGCAGACTCCCCGTGGCTGTTTTTGCTCATCAAACAACCTTATAGACTTCTGCATCTCATAACCAACAACAAGGTCAATAGAAGCTGACAGTTGACTCTACACACCATACCAAGGTCCTTGGCTGATTATCTTTGAACTCATGtttagggaacacacacacacacacacacacgcacaccacacacacacacacccggacTGATTCAGAGAATAGTGACCTTCCCAAAGGGCTCTATAGAAACATGTTCATGTTCACAGCCCTCACACACACTGAACTTTTCCCCTCTACTCCCTTTACGACTGAGACCAACTTTTGTTTGAAGATGACGTGGGTTTCTCTTTGAACACGGAGAACAAAAACTAGAAAGATGTAGTCTTCAAGGGACTATTATGTACAGTATTTCCTTTTTTGCTTGATGTTGTCTTTTACTGTAGCAGGGCGTTACATAGTAAAGCCACGGTTAATTGAAGGACAGCGATTGGAGGTTGTACTGAAATCACATAATGGAGGAATCAATTTGTCTATTCTGGGGAGGGGTGTGTCCGTGTCCAGGAGGGGTAGATCATCTGATATGTCCCGTACAGTCAACACAAGTAGAAAACTTGACAACTACGTTACAACCAATTGTATTGCAATGACTATCCACTGATGACCATCCTGTCCAATCATCCTCACATCCCCACTACACAGACGATGTACAGTATACATAATTGTCATATTTACTTTTATCTGTGGACTTGGACTGGCTGCCTGCAACGGTGGTCATGTCAGATGGTAGACCTACGTACACCCCGCCATAGTTCCTGAGGGAGTAGGAAAAGGGGTCAAAGGTCACATCAAAAGGCACATGACTAAGCCTATGTACTTTGGCAGACTCCCACCAAACAACAGGGCATCCTGTGAGTTagcactgcagtgtgtgtgtgtgtgtgtgtgtgtgtgtgtgtgtgtgtgtgtgtgtgtgtgtgtgtgtgtgtgtgtgtgtgtgtgtgtgtgtgtgtgtgtgtgtgtgtgtgtgtacagtatgtaaccAAAACACATTAGGGAAGCAGCAGTCCAGGGGACTACTCTAATCCAACCATCTAATGACTGTAAGAACACACATGgtttgaattgtgtttgggagcAGGAGGAAAACAGTGAGGAGTAAGACGAGAGGACAAGCACTTACCTTCTTTTCTCATCGTCTGGTGAGGACTCATCTGTCCTGATTGAGACAAGAATCACAGATCAGCTCACAGGACTTGATACAATGCTCAGTGCTCAAACATATTGTACAGTCGTGgctaaaagttttgagaatgacacaaatattaatttccagtttgctgcttcagtgtctttggaTATTTTTTTCAGATGTTACtaaggaatactgaagtataattacaagcatttcataagtgtcaaaggcttttattgacaactacatgaagttgatgcaaagagtcaatatttgcagtgttgacccttctttttcaatacctctgcaatccgccctggcatgctgtcaattaacttctgggccacatcctaactgattgcagcccattcttgcataatcaatgcttggagtttgtcagaatttgtgggtttttgtttgtccacccacctcttgaggattgaccacaagttctcaatgggattaaggtctggggagtttcctggccatggacccaaaatatcgatgttttgttccccgagccacttagttatcacttttgccttatggcaaggtgctccatcatgctggaaaatgcattgttcatcaccaaactgttcctggatggttgggagaagttgctctcggaggatgtgttggtaccattctttatgcatggctgtgttcttaggcaaaattgtgagtgagcccactcccttggctgagaagcaaccccacacatgaatggtctcaggatgctttactgttggcatgacacaggactgatggtaccttgtcttctccggacaagcttttttccggatgccccaaacaatcggaaaggggattcatcagagaaaatgactttaccccagtcctcagcagtccaatccctgtacctttgcagaatatcagtctgtccctgatgtttttcctggagagaagtggcttcttttaTGCCCTTCTTGACATCAaaccatcctccaaaagtcttcgcctcactgtgcgtgcagatgcactcacacctgcctgctgccattcctgagcaagctctgtactggtggtgccccgatcccgcagctgaatcaactttaggagacgtgctggcgcttgctggactttcttgggcgccctgaagccttcttcacaacaattgaaccgctctccttgaagttcttgatgatccgataaattattgatttaggtgcaatcttactggcagcaatatccttgcctgtgaagtccTTTTTGTGCAAatcaatgatgatggcacgtgtttccttgcaggtaaccatggttgacagaggaagaacaatgattccaagcaccaccctccttttgaaacttccagtctgttattcgaagtcaatcagcatgacagagtgatctccagccttgtcctcgtcaacactcacacctgtgttaatgagaaaatcactgacatgatgtcagctgttccttttgtggcagggctgaaatgcagtggaaatgttttatggggattcagttcatttgcatggcaaataaggactttgcaattaattgcaattcatctgatcactcttcataacattctggagtatatgcaaattgccatcatacaaactgaggcagcagactttgtgaaaatttatatttgtgtcattctcaaaacttttggccacgactgtacataacaCCCAACATGACACAAACAAATGATTGACATATAGTTGACCTGGATGACTTGGTTATGAGCTGGGCAAGACTTGGTATGGCACTGTGAGGGCACTGATCAAAAGGGAATCAACAATGTGGATGGTTTCCTACCTACAATGAATGTAGGTTAAATGGTTAGTGGACTATGTCATGTACATTGTCACATTTACCTTTCTTCTCTGTCCATAGAAGAGGCATGAAAAAATAAGTGTATACATGAACTGCcagtcaaagtgtgtgtgtgtgtatgtgtgtgtgtgtgtattgggtattgtgtgtgtgtgaggtgtattgtGTTGCAGTGCTGAACCCTGGGGAGCTGTGTGACTGACTGGCCGTGGTTGGCAGTGTGCTGCTGTCAGTCCCCATTGGTCCTGGATTAAGCACTGTAGCTGCTCAGATGTTTATCAGaaagcacacacaccacacgcacacacgcacacaaattgATTCAAGAAAATGTTTTGGAAATGGGTGCCTGCTCTCCCTTCCCACGCCATGATGATGGAGGTGGCTCACCGTGCCTAGTGAAGACGTATGTTCCCTTTATAACATAATTAATGCAATTTGCCTTGAATGGAAAATTACTCTTCCTTCGATTTACTGAACAGGGCTAATTCATTGTAACAGCAGATATggaacatgtattaatttctctACACATTAATATTCTATAGGCAAAATATTTGAAGGCCTTGATACAAAAGACTGAACATTTAATTTGATTACATGACAGTAGGCGTTTTGAGGTCTTGCAATGTAATATCCATAAAACCAGTGTAATAGCCCATTGTGAACTTAGTCAGATTACATTTCTCTATATCTTTCTCTACCATTACTAATACTAAATCAGTGTTAATAATGATAACCGAATAGGTTTATGCCATACAGGAAAACTCATGCTttttattagaggtcgaccgattaatcgaaatggccaattaattagggccgatttcaagttttcataacaattggaaatcggtatttttggacactgatttggccgattttatttatttatttatttttacaccattatttaactaggcaagtaagttaagaacacattcttattttcaatgacggcctaggaacggtgggttaactgccttgttcaggggcagaacgacagatttttaccttgtcagctcggggattcaatcttgcaaccttacggttaactagtccaacgctctaaccacctgctttacattgcactccacgaggagcctgcctgttacgcgaatgcagtaagaagccaaggtaagttgctagctagcattaaacttatcttataaaaaacaatcaatcaatcataatcactagttaactacacatggttgatgatattactagtttatctagcgtgtcctgcgttgcatataatcgatgcggtggcaTTCACGAAACAGGACTgttgttgctccaacgtgtacctaaccataaacatcaatgcctttcttaaaattaaTACAcggaagtatatatttttaaacctgcatatttagctaaaagaaatccaggt is a genomic window containing:
- the LOC129862653 gene encoding overexpressed in colon carcinoma 1 protein isoform X2; translated protein: MGCGNSSAASTSGGGPAETSKDLTDESSPDDEKRRNYGGVYVGLPSDMTTVAGSQSKSTDKN
- the LOC129862653 gene encoding overexpressed in colon carcinoma 1 protein isoform X1, which translates into the protein MGCGNSSAASTSGGGECSCSRSFGGPAETSKDLTDESSPDDEKRRNYGGVYVGLPSDMTTVAGSQSKSTDKN